The following proteins are encoded in a genomic region of Oncorhynchus gorbuscha isolate QuinsamMale2020 ecotype Even-year linkage group LG11, OgorEven_v1.0, whole genome shotgun sequence:
- the igsf9a gene encoding protein turtle homolog A isoform X1, producing MGPKRDSFLDVTMVTALCLLWVTHGQKPEVRAKVGGVVEMACRLPPPSVPLHVVEWVRQGFDIPVLMKFGVYAPRVHPNYEGRVSLVRNTVLRVKGLLIEDQGLYECRILLLDKTTDETRNGTWTLLSVTAPPIFSKIPPPVMEALVGNPLSLACVAHGNPPPTITWAKDGTLIEGDKVEVLSGTLSLRAVDREAGGQYECLASNAEGNVTHVTKLKVKGPPVIVIPPKDTSLNMTQDAQLQCQALADPPNMTYVWQREGENVYHIEALKSRVKIMVDGTLLITRITPDDSGNYTCMPTNGLLTPPTASANLTVTHPAQALLMPPQTYLPTGLGGLVSCPVRAQPPLLRVDWTKDGQPLDLAMYPGWTLTSEGSVFMATANDDATGVYTCTPYNSYGTMGQSGPTTVILQDPPSLSVWPRKEYRQEVGRMLVIPCQTTGDPAPSITWSKVGPATRSQYSVAANGSLLLLPLSKDHQGEWMCSVTNRVATVKASTLISVLGTSPHAATLVSVTPGAKQANVSWEPGFDGGYTQKFTVWLKQMSVGDGGEKQEWLSVPVPSSSGSSLQVTGLVPATEYQFSVLPHNKVGTGPFSEIATTRTLNPLPRRAKLEPPTSLSANQSLAGIVLQWSPYSQFLPITGFVLQSRTEQGEWFNLDEDIGANRSVMIVPGLRKDCVYELRLLSRRGELLSEPSPSVNVSTMGMDMYPATSRFLEFVPEPLLAGVMGGVGFLCLALILVLGTVCIFSHKRDQRRRKMTDDLPPAIYKSPPSTRSLASSPDSVLKQKLLPPHCHPHYPGSHSSCSSSQSDQSSFGRDSHSEYKDQRQKLLSCPPPPPHYAAHHHHHLPRIGSSHNSPLEFISRGPDGRFIELPYDQASAPSSNTMRSLRKDFPQSTGVQRSVSLRSEKRVGREPPFVLSVDLPPCGGTDPNPTTRVRAMAKHLSLHGRFYLDEEKDSCAGHPDKSSLYSDSNSDLSPQPSLEESNPGYPSLKRAVQPATASTLVLQMEHEKETGNLSRCLKLAREREELERELRKYTLDSNATLDGKRGAPGSDEVRWREFEECDPIWKPQDNTSPHSHPHHLSHPHHLSHPHHLSHPQVNRGCSSMAKGPSPPSYIIWEASPLTSATSLVPAHQSPSERTAALHCDPSLTQCPSLSPVTQHPFRSERPECHSKNRVSQQPLDRQEGMETARVKTHTGLCDETNISTELKRGDLESHEWNGKSNQCNVSISHKSKPDVSVNKVPGSWRVESARSQPCEESSLHTSVDLSECVEMTVDEPEDEGSVDPPTNPIRHQRHAHQVNNESPLAEKDHRGPQTTKGHRAHPLAHRKSPVPREEREKWHRRSSRSRSPATIQPPRPALRKAISLGGFQNRNGGNHQRSQSLDSRRQSLGNFLTPDAWVDSLSQENCSSPFSFRPDSVFFEPANSLAPETPTQIEAPLASLPHPLPQDTRPPSRAPQQLCEAYGGDMHIQSVRRPVLERQTQLPPTPPSVPSSPSQPPHDPRKKASIFPDAYRWPITYQEALRSVQRMEARKNVSLPRDHREHPRPPDCRGRTTAPSLLRGYSWPAPHHTPQPPQEEEKKQEEVVVEEEKEERYGGHEVEIGRYHRGVPDLGGSYSSYASQSSGRGSLEPPNGRMSICLSPTLSSSPESTEEMQGNTVESHLQDMETLKRRKASVDENYEWDSADVSIQLGDQDLEGRGLFSSVSLLKSTPSMHHSREGLKESVHFQGHRHVTSRHSEPEPETVMF from the exons ATGGGACCAAAAAGAGACTCTTTTCTGGATGTTACCATGGTGACGGCACTGTGCCTTCTGT GGGTCACTCATGGTCAGAAGCCAGAGGTGCGTGCCAAGGTAGGGGGTGTGGTGGAGATGGCGTGTAGACTGCCACCCCCGTCTGTGCCCCTGCACGTGGTGGAATGGGTGCGCCAGGGATTCGACATCCCAGTCCTGATGAAGTTTGGAGTGTATGCTCCTCGGGTGCATCCCAACTACGAGG GCCGTGTGTCTCTGGTGAGGAATACTGTCTTGAGGGTGAAGGGGCTCCTCATAGAGGACCAGGGCCTGTACGAGTGTCGCATCCTCCTGCTGGACAAAACCACAGATGAGACCCGCAATGGCACCTGGACCCTGCTGTCTGTCACCG CTCCTCCTATTTTCAGCAAGATCCCTCCCCCTGTCATGGAGGCTCTAGTGGGgaatcctctctctctggcctgcgTTGCCCATGGTAACCCACCACCCACCATAACCTGGGCTAAAGATGGTACTCTCATTGAAGGAGACAAGGTTGAG gTTCTGAGTGGGACGCTGTCTCTCAGAGCAGTGGACAGGGAGGCAGGAGGACAGTATGAATGTCTCGCCTCCAATGCGGAGGGAAATGTGACTCATGTGACAAAACTTAAAGTCAAAG GTCCTCCAGTCATTGTTATCCCCCCGAAGGACACCTCCCTCAACATGACCCAGGATGCCCAGCTGCAGTGCCAGGCTTTGGCTGATCCTCCCAACATGACCTAtgtgtggcagagagagggagagaatgtctACCACATAGA GGCTCTGAAGTCCCGCGTGAAGATCATGGTGGATGGCACCCTGCTCATCACCCGCATTACCCCAGACGATTCTGGGAACTATACCTGCATGCCCACCAACGGACTGCTGACTCCGCCTACTGCATCTGCCAATCTCACTGTGACAC ACCCTGCCCAGGCTCTCCTGATGCCACCACAGACATATCTCCCCACAGGCCTGGGAGGTCTGGTCTCCTGCCCCGTGAGAGCTCAGCCACCCCTGCTCCGCGTCGACTGGACCAAGGATGGACAGCCACTGGATCTGGCCATG TACCCAGGATGGACGTTGACATCTGAAGGCTCGGTGTTCATGGCGACTGCCAATGATGATGCAACAGGTGTATACACGTGTACCCCCTACAACAGCTACGGGACCATGGGCCAATCAGGGCCCACGACAGTCATCCTACAG GACCCCCCGTCACTCAGCGTGTGGCCCCGTAAGGAGTATAGACAGGAGGTTGGGAGAATGCTTGTTATTCCCTGCCAGACCACTGGAGATCCAGCCCCTAGTATAACCTGGAGCAAG gttGGACCTGCCACACGCTCTCAGTACTCTGTAGCAGCTAACGGCTCCCTGCTGCTGCTTCCTCTCAGTAAAGACCACCAGGGGGAGTGGATGTGCAGCGTTACAAACCGCGTGGCCACTGTCAAAGCCAGCACTCTCATCTCAGTGCTGG gCACCAGTCCCCATGCTGCCACCCTGGTGTCTGTCACTCCAGGGGCGAAGCAGGCCAATGTCTCCTGGGAACCCGGCTTTGATGGGGGATACACCCAGAAATTCACAGTCTG gTTGAAGCAGATGTCTGTTGGTGACGGTGGGGAGAAACAGGAGTGGCTCTCTGTGCCTGTGCCCTCCTCCTCTGGCTCCAGTCTGCAGGTGACGGGGCTGGTCCCTGCCACAGAGTACCAGTTCAGTGTCCTGCCACACAATAAAGTTGGCACTGGGCCTTTCAGCGAAATCGCCACCACCCGAACTCTGA ATCCACTCCCAAGGAGAGCGAAACTAGAGCCACCCACATCGCTGTCTGCCAATCAGAGCTTGGCAGGTATAGTCCTGCAGTGGTCCCCCTATTCTCAGTTCCTGCCCATCACTGGATTTGTCCTCCAATCGCGCACTGAGCAAGGGGAGTGGTTCAATCTGGACGAGGACATCGGTGCCAATAGGAGTGTGATGATCGTTCCAGGTCTGCGCAAG GACTGTGTGTACGAGCTGCGGCTGCTGTCCCGGCGAGGGGAGTTGCTGAGCGAGCCCAGTCCATCAGTCAACGTCTCCACCATGG GGATGGATATGTACCCTGCCACTTCCCGCTTCCTGGAGTTTGTTCCCGAGCCGCTCTTGGCTGGAGTGATGGGCGGCGTGGGCTTCCTGTGTTTGGCCCtcatcctggtcctggggactgtGTGTATCTTCAGTCACAAGAGAGACCAGCGACGCAGGAAGATGACAGATG ATCTCCCTCCTGCCATCTATAAAAGCCCCCCCTCAAC cAGGTCGCTTGCTAGCAGTCCAGACAGTGTGCTGAAGCAGAagctcctccctccccactgccACCCCCACTATCCCGGTTCccactcctcctgctcctcctcccagtCAGACCAATCCTCCTTTGGCAGAGATAGCCACAGTGAATACAAGGACCAGCGCCAGAAGCTGCTCTCCtgccccccacctcctcctcactATGCcgcccaccaccatcaccacctcccCAGGATAGGCTCTTCCCACAATTCCCCTCTAGAGTTTATCTCTAGAGGTCCAGACGGTCGCTTCATTGAGCTGCCCTACGACCAGGCCTCCGCTCCCTCCTCCAACACCATGAGATCCCTGAGGAAAGACTTCCCACAATCCACTGGGGTCCAGAGGTCAGTGTCCCTTCGCTCTGAgaagagggtggggagggagcCGCCTTTTGTCCTCTCAGTGGACCTACCCCCCTGTGGTGGAACTGACCCCAACCCCACGACCAGGGTCCGGGCCATGGCCAAACACCTCTCCCTCCACGGACGCTTCTACCTGGATGAGGAGAAGGACAGTTGTGCTGGACATCCAGACAAGAGTAGTCTCTACTCAGACAGTAACTCAGACCTGTCCCCCCAGCCAAGCCTGGAGGAAAGCAATCCAGGATACCCATCCCTAAAGCGGGCTGTCCAGCCAGCCACTGCCAGCACCCTGGTCCTGCAGATGGAGCATGAGAAGGAGACCGGCAACCTGAGCAGGTGTCTGAAGCTGGcccgggagagagaggagctggagagagagctaCGGAAGTACACACTTGATAGTAACGCTACTTTAGACGGGAAGAGAGGGGCACCAGGCAGCGACGAGGTGAGGTGGAGAGAGTTTGAAGAGTGCGATCCAATATGGAAACCTCAGGACAACACTTCACCACACAGTCACCCCCATCATCTCAGTCACCCCCATCATCTCAGTCACCCCCATCATCTCAGTCACCCCCAGGTCAACAGGGGGTGCTCAAGCATGGCCAAAGGCCCTTCACCCCCGTCCTATATTATCTGGGAGGCCAGCCCTCTCACTTCAGCCACCAGCCTTGTCCCAGCACATCAGAGCCCCTCTGAGAGGACAGCGGCCCTCCACTGTGACCCTTCACTCACTCAGTGTCCCTCTCTGTCACCTGTCACACAACACCCCTTCaggtcagagagaccagagtgtCACTCTAAGAATAGGGTGAGCCAACAGCCACTAGACAGGCAGGAAGGGATGGAGACTGCAAGGGTCAAGACACacacagggctttgtgatgaaacTAACATATCAACAGAGCTGAAGAGAGGTGACTTGGAGTCACATGAATGGAACGGCAAGAGCAATCAATGTAATGTCAGCATTTCACACAAGTCTAAGCCAGATGTCTCTGTCAACAAAGTGCCTGGTTCATGGAGAGTGGAGTCAGCAAGGTCACAGCCATGTGAAGAGTCATCTCTACACACATCGGTTGATCTCTCAGAATGTGTAGAAATGACTGTGGATGAACCAGAGGATGAAGGCTCAGTGGATCCTCCTACAAATCCCATAAGGCACCAGAGACATGCCCATCAGGTAAACAATGAGTCCCCATTGGCTGAGAAAGACCACAGAGGACCACAGACCACGAAAGGCCACAGAGCCCATCCATTGGCCCACAGGAAAAGCCCAGTGCCTAGGGAGGAGCGGGAGAAGTGGCACAGGAGGTCATCTCGGAGCAGAAGCCCAGCTACCATTCAGCCTCCTAGGCCGGCGCTCAGGAAGGCTATCAGTCTCGGAGGCTTTCAGAACAGGAACGGCGGCAACCACCAACGCAGCCAGAGTCTAGACTCCAGGAGACAATCCCTGGGTAACTTCCTGACGCCTGATGCCTGGGTCGACTCTCTCAGCCAGGAGAActgctcctctcccttctccttccgcCCAGACTCTGTCTTCTTTGAACCCGCAAACTCCTTAGCTCCTGAGACCCCCACTCAGATAGAGGCCCCCCTTGCTTCTctgcctcaccctctcccccAGGACACCCGACCTCCCAGCAGGGCCCCACAGCAGCTCTGTGAAGCATATGGGGGTGATATGCACATCCAAAGCGTAAGAAGACCGGTGCTGGAGAGACAGACGCAGCTCCCCCCAACCCCTCCTTCAGTGCCTTCCAGCCCCAGTCAACCCCCCCACGACCCCAGGAAGAAGGCTTCCATCTTCCCAGACGCCTACAGGTGGCCCATCACCTACCAGGAGGCCCTGAGGTCAGTGCAGCGCATGGAGGCCAGGAAGAATGTATCTCTCCCCAGGGACCACAGGGAGCACCCCAGACCCCCAGACTGTAGAGGCAGAACCACGGCTCCCTCCCTGCTCAGGGGTTACAGCTGGCCTGCACCTCACCATACCCCTCAGCCAccccaggaggaggagaagaagcaggaggaggtagtagtggaggaggaaaaggaggagaggtaTGGGGGACATGAGGTAGAGATTGGGAGGTATCATCGGGGAGTGCCAGACTTGGGGGGGAGCTACAGTAGCTATGCCAGCCAGAGCAGTGGCAGGGGGAGTCTGGAGCCTCCAAACGGGCGAATGTCCATCTGCCTGTCCCCAACCCTCAGCAGCTCTCCTGAGTCCACCGAGGAGATGCAGGGAAACACAGTGGAGTCACACCTACAGGACATGGAGACATTGAAAAG GAGAAAGGCCTCAGTGGATGAGAATTATGAGTGGGATTCAGCTGATGTGTCCATTCAGCTGGGAGATCAAGACCTTGAAGGCAGAG gcctgttctcctcagttagtcTACTGAAGTCTACTCCCAGCATGCACCATTCCAGGGAGGGCCTCAAAGAGTCGGTCCACTTCCAGGGTCATCGCCATGTGACCAGCCGCCACTCAGAACCCGAACCAGAGACTGTGATGTTCTGA
- the igsf9a gene encoding protein turtle homolog A isoform X2, whose protein sequence is MGPKRDSFLDVTMVTALCLLWVTHGQKPEVRAKVGGVVEMACRLPPPSVPLHVVEWVRQGFDIPVLMKFGVYAPRVHPNYEGRVSLVRNTVLRVKGLLIEDQGLYECRILLLDKTTDETRNGTWTLLSVTAPPIFSKIPPPVMEALVGNPLSLACVAHGNPPPTITWAKDGTLIEGDKVEVLSGTLSLRAVDREAGGQYECLASNAEGNVTHVTKLKVKGPPVIVIPPKDTSLNMTQDAQLQCQALADPPNMTYVWQREGENVYHIEALKSRVKIMVDGTLLITRITPDDSGNYTCMPTNGLLTPPTASANLTVTHPAQALLMPPQTYLPTGLGGLVSCPVRAQPPLLRVDWTKDGQPLDLAMYPGWTLTSEGSVFMATANDDATGVYTCTPYNSYGTMGQSGPTTVILQDPPSLSVWPRKEYRQEVGRMLVIPCQTTGDPAPSITWSKVGPATRSQYSVAANGSLLLLPLSKDHQGEWMCSVTNRVATVKASTLISVLGTSPHAATLVSVTPGAKQANVSWEPGFDGGYTQKFTVWLKQMSVGDGGEKQEWLSVPVPSSSGSSLQVTGLVPATEYQFSVLPHNKVGTGPFSEIATTRTLNPLPRRAKLEPPTSLSANQSLAGIVLQWSPYSQFLPITGFVLQSRTEQGEWFNLDEDIGANRSVMIVPGLRKDCVYELRLLSRRGELLSEPSPSVNVSTMGMDMYPATSRFLEFVPEPLLAGVMGGVGFLCLALILVLGTVCIFSHKRDQRRRKMTDDLPPAIYKSPPSTSLASSPDSVLKQKLLPPHCHPHYPGSHSSCSSSQSDQSSFGRDSHSEYKDQRQKLLSCPPPPPHYAAHHHHHLPRIGSSHNSPLEFISRGPDGRFIELPYDQASAPSSNTMRSLRKDFPQSTGVQRSVSLRSEKRVGREPPFVLSVDLPPCGGTDPNPTTRVRAMAKHLSLHGRFYLDEEKDSCAGHPDKSSLYSDSNSDLSPQPSLEESNPGYPSLKRAVQPATASTLVLQMEHEKETGNLSRCLKLAREREELERELRKYTLDSNATLDGKRGAPGSDEVRWREFEECDPIWKPQDNTSPHSHPHHLSHPHHLSHPHHLSHPQVNRGCSSMAKGPSPPSYIIWEASPLTSATSLVPAHQSPSERTAALHCDPSLTQCPSLSPVTQHPFRSERPECHSKNRVSQQPLDRQEGMETARVKTHTGLCDETNISTELKRGDLESHEWNGKSNQCNVSISHKSKPDVSVNKVPGSWRVESARSQPCEESSLHTSVDLSECVEMTVDEPEDEGSVDPPTNPIRHQRHAHQVNNESPLAEKDHRGPQTTKGHRAHPLAHRKSPVPREEREKWHRRSSRSRSPATIQPPRPALRKAISLGGFQNRNGGNHQRSQSLDSRRQSLGNFLTPDAWVDSLSQENCSSPFSFRPDSVFFEPANSLAPETPTQIEAPLASLPHPLPQDTRPPSRAPQQLCEAYGGDMHIQSVRRPVLERQTQLPPTPPSVPSSPSQPPHDPRKKASIFPDAYRWPITYQEALRSVQRMEARKNVSLPRDHREHPRPPDCRGRTTAPSLLRGYSWPAPHHTPQPPQEEEKKQEEVVVEEEKEERYGGHEVEIGRYHRGVPDLGGSYSSYASQSSGRGSLEPPNGRMSICLSPTLSSSPESTEEMQGNTVESHLQDMETLKRRKASVDENYEWDSADVSIQLGDQDLEGRGLFSSVSLLKSTPSMHHSREGLKESVHFQGHRHVTSRHSEPEPETVMF, encoded by the exons ATGGGACCAAAAAGAGACTCTTTTCTGGATGTTACCATGGTGACGGCACTGTGCCTTCTGT GGGTCACTCATGGTCAGAAGCCAGAGGTGCGTGCCAAGGTAGGGGGTGTGGTGGAGATGGCGTGTAGACTGCCACCCCCGTCTGTGCCCCTGCACGTGGTGGAATGGGTGCGCCAGGGATTCGACATCCCAGTCCTGATGAAGTTTGGAGTGTATGCTCCTCGGGTGCATCCCAACTACGAGG GCCGTGTGTCTCTGGTGAGGAATACTGTCTTGAGGGTGAAGGGGCTCCTCATAGAGGACCAGGGCCTGTACGAGTGTCGCATCCTCCTGCTGGACAAAACCACAGATGAGACCCGCAATGGCACCTGGACCCTGCTGTCTGTCACCG CTCCTCCTATTTTCAGCAAGATCCCTCCCCCTGTCATGGAGGCTCTAGTGGGgaatcctctctctctggcctgcgTTGCCCATGGTAACCCACCACCCACCATAACCTGGGCTAAAGATGGTACTCTCATTGAAGGAGACAAGGTTGAG gTTCTGAGTGGGACGCTGTCTCTCAGAGCAGTGGACAGGGAGGCAGGAGGACAGTATGAATGTCTCGCCTCCAATGCGGAGGGAAATGTGACTCATGTGACAAAACTTAAAGTCAAAG GTCCTCCAGTCATTGTTATCCCCCCGAAGGACACCTCCCTCAACATGACCCAGGATGCCCAGCTGCAGTGCCAGGCTTTGGCTGATCCTCCCAACATGACCTAtgtgtggcagagagagggagagaatgtctACCACATAGA GGCTCTGAAGTCCCGCGTGAAGATCATGGTGGATGGCACCCTGCTCATCACCCGCATTACCCCAGACGATTCTGGGAACTATACCTGCATGCCCACCAACGGACTGCTGACTCCGCCTACTGCATCTGCCAATCTCACTGTGACAC ACCCTGCCCAGGCTCTCCTGATGCCACCACAGACATATCTCCCCACAGGCCTGGGAGGTCTGGTCTCCTGCCCCGTGAGAGCTCAGCCACCCCTGCTCCGCGTCGACTGGACCAAGGATGGACAGCCACTGGATCTGGCCATG TACCCAGGATGGACGTTGACATCTGAAGGCTCGGTGTTCATGGCGACTGCCAATGATGATGCAACAGGTGTATACACGTGTACCCCCTACAACAGCTACGGGACCATGGGCCAATCAGGGCCCACGACAGTCATCCTACAG GACCCCCCGTCACTCAGCGTGTGGCCCCGTAAGGAGTATAGACAGGAGGTTGGGAGAATGCTTGTTATTCCCTGCCAGACCACTGGAGATCCAGCCCCTAGTATAACCTGGAGCAAG gttGGACCTGCCACACGCTCTCAGTACTCTGTAGCAGCTAACGGCTCCCTGCTGCTGCTTCCTCTCAGTAAAGACCACCAGGGGGAGTGGATGTGCAGCGTTACAAACCGCGTGGCCACTGTCAAAGCCAGCACTCTCATCTCAGTGCTGG gCACCAGTCCCCATGCTGCCACCCTGGTGTCTGTCACTCCAGGGGCGAAGCAGGCCAATGTCTCCTGGGAACCCGGCTTTGATGGGGGATACACCCAGAAATTCACAGTCTG gTTGAAGCAGATGTCTGTTGGTGACGGTGGGGAGAAACAGGAGTGGCTCTCTGTGCCTGTGCCCTCCTCCTCTGGCTCCAGTCTGCAGGTGACGGGGCTGGTCCCTGCCACAGAGTACCAGTTCAGTGTCCTGCCACACAATAAAGTTGGCACTGGGCCTTTCAGCGAAATCGCCACCACCCGAACTCTGA ATCCACTCCCAAGGAGAGCGAAACTAGAGCCACCCACATCGCTGTCTGCCAATCAGAGCTTGGCAGGTATAGTCCTGCAGTGGTCCCCCTATTCTCAGTTCCTGCCCATCACTGGATTTGTCCTCCAATCGCGCACTGAGCAAGGGGAGTGGTTCAATCTGGACGAGGACATCGGTGCCAATAGGAGTGTGATGATCGTTCCAGGTCTGCGCAAG GACTGTGTGTACGAGCTGCGGCTGCTGTCCCGGCGAGGGGAGTTGCTGAGCGAGCCCAGTCCATCAGTCAACGTCTCCACCATGG GGATGGATATGTACCCTGCCACTTCCCGCTTCCTGGAGTTTGTTCCCGAGCCGCTCTTGGCTGGAGTGATGGGCGGCGTGGGCTTCCTGTGTTTGGCCCtcatcctggtcctggggactgtGTGTATCTTCAGTCACAAGAGAGACCAGCGACGCAGGAAGATGACAGATG ATCTCCCTCCTGCCATCTATAAAAGCCCCCCCTCAAC GTCGCTTGCTAGCAGTCCAGACAGTGTGCTGAAGCAGAagctcctccctccccactgccACCCCCACTATCCCGGTTCccactcctcctgctcctcctcccagtCAGACCAATCCTCCTTTGGCAGAGATAGCCACAGTGAATACAAGGACCAGCGCCAGAAGCTGCTCTCCtgccccccacctcctcctcactATGCcgcccaccaccatcaccacctcccCAGGATAGGCTCTTCCCACAATTCCCCTCTAGAGTTTATCTCTAGAGGTCCAGACGGTCGCTTCATTGAGCTGCCCTACGACCAGGCCTCCGCTCCCTCCTCCAACACCATGAGATCCCTGAGGAAAGACTTCCCACAATCCACTGGGGTCCAGAGGTCAGTGTCCCTTCGCTCTGAgaagagggtggggagggagcCGCCTTTTGTCCTCTCAGTGGACCTACCCCCCTGTGGTGGAACTGACCCCAACCCCACGACCAGGGTCCGGGCCATGGCCAAACACCTCTCCCTCCACGGACGCTTCTACCTGGATGAGGAGAAGGACAGTTGTGCTGGACATCCAGACAAGAGTAGTCTCTACTCAGACAGTAACTCAGACCTGTCCCCCCAGCCAAGCCTGGAGGAAAGCAATCCAGGATACCCATCCCTAAAGCGGGCTGTCCAGCCAGCCACTGCCAGCACCCTGGTCCTGCAGATGGAGCATGAGAAGGAGACCGGCAACCTGAGCAGGTGTCTGAAGCTGGcccgggagagagaggagctggagagagagctaCGGAAGTACACACTTGATAGTAACGCTACTTTAGACGGGAAGAGAGGGGCACCAGGCAGCGACGAGGTGAGGTGGAGAGAGTTTGAAGAGTGCGATCCAATATGGAAACCTCAGGACAACACTTCACCACACAGTCACCCCCATCATCTCAGTCACCCCCATCATCTCAGTCACCCCCATCATCTCAGTCACCCCCAGGTCAACAGGGGGTGCTCAAGCATGGCCAAAGGCCCTTCACCCCCGTCCTATATTATCTGGGAGGCCAGCCCTCTCACTTCAGCCACCAGCCTTGTCCCAGCACATCAGAGCCCCTCTGAGAGGACAGCGGCCCTCCACTGTGACCCTTCACTCACTCAGTGTCCCTCTCTGTCACCTGTCACACAACACCCCTTCaggtcagagagaccagagtgtCACTCTAAGAATAGGGTGAGCCAACAGCCACTAGACAGGCAGGAAGGGATGGAGACTGCAAGGGTCAAGACACacacagggctttgtgatgaaacTAACATATCAACAGAGCTGAAGAGAGGTGACTTGGAGTCACATGAATGGAACGGCAAGAGCAATCAATGTAATGTCAGCATTTCACACAAGTCTAAGCCAGATGTCTCTGTCAACAAAGTGCCTGGTTCATGGAGAGTGGAGTCAGCAAGGTCACAGCCATGTGAAGAGTCATCTCTACACACATCGGTTGATCTCTCAGAATGTGTAGAAATGACTGTGGATGAACCAGAGGATGAAGGCTCAGTGGATCCTCCTACAAATCCCATAAGGCACCAGAGACATGCCCATCAGGTAAACAATGAGTCCCCATTGGCTGAGAAAGACCACAGAGGACCACAGACCACGAAAGGCCACAGAGCCCATCCATTGGCCCACAGGAAAAGCCCAGTGCCTAGGGAGGAGCGGGAGAAGTGGCACAGGAGGTCATCTCGGAGCAGAAGCCCAGCTACCATTCAGCCTCCTAGGCCGGCGCTCAGGAAGGCTATCAGTCTCGGAGGCTTTCAGAACAGGAACGGCGGCAACCACCAACGCAGCCAGAGTCTAGACTCCAGGAGACAATCCCTGGGTAACTTCCTGACGCCTGATGCCTGGGTCGACTCTCTCAGCCAGGAGAActgctcctctcccttctccttccgcCCAGACTCTGTCTTCTTTGAACCCGCAAACTCCTTAGCTCCTGAGACCCCCACTCAGATAGAGGCCCCCCTTGCTTCTctgcctcaccctctcccccAGGACACCCGACCTCCCAGCAGGGCCCCACAGCAGCTCTGTGAAGCATATGGGGGTGATATGCACATCCAAAGCGTAAGAAGACCGGTGCTGGAGAGACAGACGCAGCTCCCCCCAACCCCTCCTTCAGTGCCTTCCAGCCCCAGTCAACCCCCCCACGACCCCAGGAAGAAGGCTTCCATCTTCCCAGACGCCTACAGGTGGCCCATCACCTACCAGGAGGCCCTGAGGTCAGTGCAGCGCATGGAGGCCAGGAAGAATGTATCTCTCCCCAGGGACCACAGGGAGCACCCCAGACCCCCAGACTGTAGAGGCAGAACCACGGCTCCCTCCCTGCTCAGGGGTTACAGCTGGCCTGCACCTCACCATACCCCTCAGCCAccccaggaggaggagaagaagcaggaggaggtagtagtggaggaggaaaaggaggagaggtaTGGGGGACATGAGGTAGAGATTGGGAGGTATCATCGGGGAGTGCCAGACTTGGGGGGGAGCTACAGTAGCTATGCCAGCCAGAGCAGTGGCAGGGGGAGTCTGGAGCCTCCAAACGGGCGAATGTCCATCTGCCTGTCCCCAACCCTCAGCAGCTCTCCTGAGTCCACCGAGGAGATGCAGGGAAACACAGTGGAGTCACACCTACAGGACATGGAGACATTGAAAAG GAGAAAGGCCTCAGTGGATGAGAATTATGAGTGGGATTCAGCTGATGTGTCCATTCAGCTGGGAGATCAAGACCTTGAAGGCAGAG gcctgttctcctcagttagtcTACTGAAGTCTACTCCCAGCATGCACCATTCCAGGGAGGGCCTCAAAGAGTCGGTCCACTTCCAGGGTCATCGCCATGTGACCAGCCGCCACTCAGAACCCGAACCAGAGACTGTGATGTTCTGA